TTGGTGGCAAGACGAGAGGTCTTAGCAGCACGACACGCCGCTAGATTTGTGCTAGAGCCTGATGGCATGTAGTCCTtcctgatgagggccaagtatggtgcTTTAGTGCCCGGGGTTCAAGCTGGTCATCGCCATTCACTGGTCTGGATGGAGATCTGTACTAGAGCAGTGTTGGTGCTTCCCGTGATCAGATAGGCCACTGGTGATGGTCGGTCCATCAATGTGTTGGAGGATAGCTGGGTGACTGAGCAGCCAATTAGTAGGTTGCTGATTATGGTAGATACGTTGAGGTTAGCCGGTCTCAGGGTTGAGACCTGATGGAGCATGAGGGGGGCCGCTGGAGGAAGGGGTTGATTCGGGAGGCTTTTGGGGAGCAGTTGGCAGAGATGGTCTTGGCCCTACCAGTTCTTGCCCGAGAGAGGCCAGATAGACTAGTCTGGGTGCCGACAGGGCGGTCGCAGGTGTAAGCCAGGGATATTCATATGATGATGAACCGAGAGCTAGTCAGGCAGATAGAGGGAGGATGTATTTGGAGGCTGTGGATTCACCCGCAGTGACGCTCTTCATCTGAAAGGTAGCATGGGGTTACTTACTGACCAGGAGCTTGTTAGCATGGTGAGGGGTGAGGACCACTTAGTGTTGCGAGGTGTGCACGGATACCGAGGAAACTATTGATCATGTTCTTTTGCAGTATCCCAGAGCCAGGGAGATTTGGAGTAAATCGCCTGAGTTGTTGCCCTACTCGGTCGAGTCGGCACAGGATTTAATTCATCGGCTGAGTGTCTCCATGCGGAGGCCTAGTACTGTTGAGGCGGGGATCCTTTGGGCATATTTGGCTTATTATAtttggttggataggaatgcTAGCCTGTTTAAGGGCAGGAAGTTATCCCCGATGATGGTGATAGACAGAGCTGTGTGTGTGGTGAcgagtatttttcttttttctgtgaAGTAAGTTGTTGACGAGTATCTTGACGACCCAATGGTTGGTGGGGGCGAAGAGCATGAAGCGGCAAGGATGGAGGATCGCGGCATTGAGGTTGCGGTGGAGGAGACGCCAAACGGGTTCGAGGGGCGAAGTTCATGTTGTGGCAGTTGCTGCTTAGGATGAAGCTGGACTCGGTGGGCAAGGGGTGGTCAGCGAAGGGAGTGGAGGATTGGCTCAAGATTGAAGAGAGGGGCAGCTGAAGCCATAAGATGGTGGCAACAAAGAAGTAGTTCTTGGGCCTATGTCCTAGGAGCAGGCTTGGCTTCTTGAGAATAGTGTATGCTTGGATTGATAGAAGGATTTTCAGATATCCATGCAGAGGATGATGGTTTTGGTGGACAAAACCCAACCATCCATTACTATAATGCAACCTGTTGTGGGAATAAAGAGTCTcggacttagtcccacatcgactgaaTAGAAGAAAGGTttgtgccttaaatggagggCTCGATTATCCTTCCCTCAgaaggacaaaaccgtgagggaggCTGACCTGTATCGTATTCtaccccaaagcggacaatacttccTGTGGGGACGCAGCTTTTTTTCCTGTTCTAGTTCGGTGGGGGCTAAGATCTGAGGTCGGGGAAACCCCAACCTCATCACAACCTATACTCTAGAAGTGGCTATATAGTGGTCAGAGTATCCTTTTATTTCCCACAGCAGGTAAGGTGGCGTGGGATATACTCCACGAATGGGCATCCATTTGCCTTGCAAATGTCTGGTTGATGGCTTATGGTTTCCAACTTTGCATGTATGGCCTGTAATTTAGAAGATGGATATGGCTGCTGGTATCAAAGTTTATACatgccaaaatatcacaaatttCTAACAAAAAATTCCTATGACAATGGTTAATTGTTTGGGTCCATTTGCTTTTGGATATCCTTTAATGTTTCTCTTTTGTTAGTTGAACATTGTATATAGAGTTGACAGTATATGATAATAAAGGATCGGCATTACTACGTAAAATGAACCATAGAATTCTCCATGTTATTACAGAAAAATCAGGCATCGCAGACGCTTTTTAAGGTATATACCGACGCGAAAAAGCGTCCGTAGTTTCATTCTCAGTGTTTTCTAAAGCGTCACAAAAGCGTCGACTATGCTACCATCAAAAACCAACTTTGCGACACTTTTTGAAACTTACCGATGCTTTCTCCACAAATAACAGTCGGCAATATCTTTTATTCCTGTAGTGCGTGCATGGCGTATGTACATGACTAGTATTAGTAGTCAATCTcatttttttcataatatatataaCTCCAAAAGTTTGCCTTGCATGTGAGATTGACCTTTGAAGTATTggcataataatttttttagttatttttataCTATGTATTTGTTTATCATGGTTTACTTAGCTAGGCTATGAGGAATCTATATTGTGAACTCATTTGTAGGCAACTAGGGAAATGCAAGTTTGAAGTCTGACtttaaatgataaaaaaataataacaataaagaAACGAGGAGGTAATGGATGAGAAAGATGGATATAGAAGATCCTATCAATATACAGGATATATCTAGGTTGAAGATTAGGTTTAATTTTGTTATAGCAGAGTCGGATGGTCGTTCACTCTTACAATCATCACCATTTTTTTTGCTCACACCTCCATGTGTGAGCAAGCGAGACACCTACTTTGTCGTGAGGATGGGAACTACGCCCTAATAGTTGGATGAGCTTCCACCATCAAAAAATGTTTGAGCAGTCTAGGTATCCATTCCATCTGCAAGTTCCAATATGCTTCTTAGGAGATAAGATAGGCATATATTTTCATGCACAAATTGTTGGAGATATGCATGCGTTTTTACATTTATTACGAGTTctttatgataaaacataattgATGTATTGAACTCGTAGATATATTTGGTTAAGAAAGAGTACGTACTACAATGAACCCCTTCTCATGGTCTCTATTAATGTAACTAACTACAAAGTTTCGAGCTTGAGTAGCCGAGCATAATATGTCATGTAATAGACTTTTGATATTTCATTATCCCAGGCTTCTCAAATAATAAACCATTCGATATTAAGTCCTGATAGTTCATTAAATAGAGTTTATTGATTTTGCATGTGACTTTATTGTGCAAACACATTCCATCATTATCGTATACTTTGTACGTTGCATGCTACCATGAATCTCtactaaatataatttttataaaaacgATTTTTAGAATAGATATATTTCCCTCTTTTTAGACCCTACACAAAGCTaaggagagaagaaaaggggaataaaagaaataagagaAATTTGAGAGCCAAAAAAATAGAAGTGAAAGTAGATATTTTCAATCACCAAATCTCTCCACTTTAAACTCAAAGCTATCAAAAAAGTGGATTAGAATATCTTGTCTTTTTTCCTCATTTTACTATCTTAAGGATATGTTGTAACtcattttttcctctctcttaaCCAAACAAAGATTTCGGCTTCTCTCggttattttttatctttaaatCTCTTAATTTAAATAGAGtggcaaaagaagaagagaaaatgaGTAAATGACAAGCAAATCCCCACCTCAAAATTCTAATTCTTGTAACTTCTAGAAAAATcacaaccatatttatttttctcaTGCCACATGATAACAAGTAACAGGCTAAAAATAACAGCAACTTGACCAATCATCATTCTAGTCACCATGAACTAAGGACACACCCTAGATTTGCaatataagaataaaaaaaaattcagaaaaagttGGTTGCAAATATTGTCCACGTTGCATAAGTATTTGGTCATTGCATGTAAATATCATCAGACCAAGAATTATATGGATTGCAGCAATAGTACAATTCTGACAGAAGACTTCAGAAATAGGATATTGTATGACCATCAATAAGAAATTATATGTTGTACCTTTTATTGAAACTAGAGCTAACGGGACAAGGCAAGAGCTCCATTAGATAGAAAGCATGCATGAAAAGTTAAAATTTGAGCAATATTAACGCAAACGAAGCCACAGTACAATGGTTGCATCCTTCTCCAAGTGGAGATTTTATATATGAGTTTGGAAAGGTGCTTAGTCAAGGGCGAGATAGTTCTTGCATCATTCTTGCGATTGTTCCAAAGAGAAGATAACGATGCATTCATTTCTTCCTACACATGGTTTATTATTACTCGCAATTAGACTTAGCAAGATGATAAAGTtgaaaaattattaatttttatttataataataaatgtAGCAAACTTGGACAAGGCGTGCGCATGCATGTTTTTCATGAATTCGCTGTTGAATCATCCATTAGCCATTTTAAGATCTGTGCAGATAGGTAAATAGCGaagtttggagtgctttgagagctATGCTGAGAGTGATGTAATGGTGGATTCGCACGAAGAAAGGTACATCGCTCTTCCTCAAGAGTAGTTTGGTAGACTGGGCCTAAAGCCTGTTTCTTTAAGGCTCCAAGAGCCACGAAAAACAGAAGTGCCCGAGATTGAAACCACTGATCGTGGAAGCCCATCCCACTATCCCAGCCTGCTGGCTAAATTTATTAGCCGACATGGAAGCTTTGCACCGACATGAAGGCTGCCAAACATCCATTTCATAGTTGAGGAATGGCTTTGTCTCCGAGGAAAATGTCCGGTTAAGAGCAGGAAAGTGATTAGAGATGTTCATTTTATCCTACAGACACCTCCTAATATCCATGCCAGGTTCTCGAGAGTACTAGACAGTGGTTGTATCTTTTGCGCCAAAGAAGAATTAATTCACCTTTCTTCGCACCAATCCGCCATTAGATATGCACAATGAGCACTTTGAAATTTGTGCAGATGGTTgaataaaaaatttgaaaaattttgagaTCTATACAGGATACGGTCTAACAGTCAatattgtgaaaaaaaaaacagccatTCTTCCATACGAAAAGAtaagatacaacccgaacctCTCAAGAATACCTCCTTTTCCGAAATACATATTGGGCATAGTATGGATCAGTTACTTGGCTGCGAGGCAAAACTCAAAAAGGTATGAATTATACTTGGAACAAAGGTGGGGGAAGGGATTACTTGTACCTACCGCTATGTAGCCTTAGTTCAAGAGAAAGAACTCGCCCAAATACTAAACGTTTTATTTTAGGATAAGAATGTAGAATTGGTATGGTTGGATTTTGTGGTGCGTGACAACAATATAATGCTCGAAAATCCGTTCAACGTTCACTCGGGGCTCCAAACACTGTTAGGCCCAACTCGATCGGCAACATGGAAGGAGCCGGTATCAGGAAAAGTTCCAACTTTAGCTGCGTTCAATAAGCATTTCTTAGGATCCAGAGGTCTGTGGCTGGGCCCAGCCCGAGTTAAAGCGATCCTATCTACTCCAAATTTACTAAGATGGGAGCACCTTGAACACCTCAAACCAATCCAAAAAGCCAGTGCTCTTGTTCCACATCCCTAGAGTGTGGAAGAAGGATTCCAAAGCCAAAGGcactcaaaagaaagagaaagcaaaccaaaggaagaaacCACAAacataaaagaagaaagaatactCGCCTCCCATCATCTCATTATCCATACCAGGAAGCCACCGCATCTCATACAGCCTGTAACCACCACATTAATTAGCTTTATGCATTGCATCCCACTCTCTCTATAAAACAATTCCCATTCCAATTCTTTTCTCACCACCACCGCCACCCTCTTCGCCACCATGCCCGGCCCTGTAACCGGCCTCAACGCCCCGCCGGCCTCGCGCATCCGACGTCCCAAGCTCCTGCGATGCATCGCCATCACCGCCGTCGTCCTCCTTATTCTCGCCGGCCtcgccatccttatcttctggCTCGTCGTCCGACCAGCCCCGCTCGGGTACTCGGTAGACGACGCCAGCATCCACGGCTTCAACCTCACCGCCAATCAGCTGAGCGCAAGCTTCAACCTGACTCTACGTGCCGACAACCCCAACCACCGGGTCGGGGTGTACTACGACTCCATCGACGTTGCCGTGTGGTGCTCCGACCAGTTGGTGGCCTTCTCCGGGGTGGCGCCGTTCTACCAGGGCCACCGGAACGTGACGACCATCGAGGTCGATCCTGTCGCCAAGTCGGTGCCGCTGCTGACGTCGGTGGCGGATAATATTAAGCACGACCGGTCGGCGGGGGTGGTGGAGCTGGAGGTGAGGGTGAGAGCGAGCATTAGGTTCAAGGTGGGGCTGGCGAAGACGAAGCACTACACGCTGACGGCCGACTGCTCGCCGGTGGTGGTGCACCTCTCGAAGTCAGCTCGTTTTCAGAGGACTTACTGTGATGTCGATATCTGAGTGATTGCGGAGGTTTCAGGGTGGTGCATGCATGGCATGGAGTTTCTATTGGTAGTGAGAGCAAGAGTTAATCATTGGGATTGATTGTTATTTGGGTAGAAAATTTgaactttctttcttcttttttggattgaacgattttttttttttttttttttaacgtgTTTGTTGCTTATATGTAACATGTTTTAATGGTTGCATATGATCTTGTTTCTCATCTCAAATATTTTGTATATCATTGATGTTGGCATGATTTAATTACCATGAAAGCAGAAATTTGGTGTATGGCTATGATGCAATCAATTAACTCTGTTAAaaacaaattaaatatattcttcatcttaatttatgtattatatGGAAACTAGTTGGAGAGAGTTTTAAGGTGTATGGTTAGTGAAAGGAAAATGTATGTGTAGGGGGCTTGCTTTCATACGCTATCCATTTAGCTAGATCCTTGTCTATATGCTAAGATAATTGCAACGCAAAGTACTACCGTGTACATACAACGAACAAATTCCAGTTTTGGATAGATTACACCTGGATATAATCATATAAAGCTGGTTATATATGGCTATCCTCTTGTAAATACTGACAACTCCGTGTGTGCTTCTGATCACGGACACGAAAAGGTTCATTGAAACAAAGAAAACTAATCAAAA
Above is a genomic segment from Phoenix dactylifera cultivar Barhee BC4 chromosome 2, palm_55x_up_171113_PBpolish2nd_filt_p, whole genome shotgun sequence containing:
- the LOC103716992 gene encoding uncharacterized protein At1g08160-like, whose translation is MPGPVTGLNAPPASRIRRPKLLRCIAITAVVLLILAGLAILIFWLVVRPAPLGYSVDDASIHGFNLTANQLSASFNLTLRADNPNHRVGVYYDSIDVAVWCSDQLVAFSGVAPFYQGHRNVTTIEVDPVAKSVPLLTSVADNIKHDRSAGVVELEVRVRASIRFKVGLAKTKHYTLTADCSPVVVHLSKSARFQRTYCDVDI